One part of the Flavobacterium johnsoniae UW101 genome encodes these proteins:
- the kdpA gene encoding potassium-transporting ATPase subunit KdpA translates to MNTELLGVIGIFILTIVLAIPLGKYIAKVYLGDKTLLDPIFNPIEKFIFKISGINSAEEMNWKQHLKALLSINIVWFFLCFFVLLFQGSLPLNPDNNPSMTADLAFNTAISFLVNCNLQHYSGESGVSYLSQIVLMFLQFVSAGIGMAAAAMIFTAMKERTTEKLGNFYNYFIKSCTRILLPLSAIAAVALVFSGTPMTFEGKDAITTLQGDHVEVSRGPAAAFIAIKHIGTNGGGFFGANSAHPLENPTYFTNGVELWAQMIIPFAMIFALGFYLNKRKLANIIFGVMTVGFLLLVVPTVMSEINGNPAITKMGIAQTTGAMEGKEVRFGPAISGFWSIATTVISTGSVNSMHDSSMPVSGAMQLLSMMVNAFYGGCGVGILNYYIFIILAVFISGLMVGRTPEFLGKKIEAREVKIAAFIAILHPLLILAGTALASYFTAHDTAMGYWFNGNATGWLNNPGNHGFSEMLYEYTSSAANNGSGFEGLGDNNPFWNITTGIVLLLSRFIPIIGPLAIAGLLAGKKYIPESAGTLKTDTSIFGIMTFAVIAIIAALSFFPALALGPLAEYFTLK, encoded by the coding sequence ATGAACACAGAGTTACTTGGCGTCATTGGTATTTTTATCCTAACCATTGTTTTAGCAATTCCTTTAGGAAAATATATTGCTAAAGTGTATTTAGGAGATAAAACACTTCTTGACCCGATTTTCAATCCAATTGAAAAATTTATTTTTAAAATCAGCGGCATTAATTCGGCTGAAGAAATGAACTGGAAACAACACTTAAAAGCACTTTTAAGTATCAACATAGTTTGGTTCTTTCTTTGCTTTTTCGTTTTATTATTTCAAGGATCTTTACCCCTTAATCCGGATAACAATCCTTCTATGACGGCTGATTTGGCATTTAACACCGCTATTTCATTTTTAGTCAATTGTAACTTACAGCATTATTCAGGCGAAAGCGGGGTTTCTTATCTTTCGCAAATCGTCTTGATGTTTCTTCAATTTGTTTCTGCTGGTATCGGAATGGCTGCTGCCGCTATGATTTTTACAGCAATGAAAGAAAGAACAACAGAAAAACTGGGTAATTTTTATAATTATTTCATCAAAAGCTGTACTCGTATTTTATTACCGCTTTCAGCAATTGCAGCTGTAGCACTAGTATTTAGCGGAACTCCAATGACTTTTGAAGGTAAAGATGCTATTACAACACTTCAAGGCGATCATGTAGAAGTTTCTCGCGGACCAGCTGCAGCCTTTATTGCGATTAAACATATAGGTACAAACGGTGGTGGATTTTTTGGTGCCAATTCAGCACATCCATTAGAGAATCCAACTTATTTTACGAATGGAGTTGAGCTTTGGGCGCAGATGATCATTCCATTTGCCATGATTTTTGCTCTTGGATTTTACCTCAATAAAAGAAAATTAGCGAATATTATTTTTGGTGTAATGACGGTTGGATTTTTACTCTTGGTTGTTCCAACCGTTATGAGTGAAATCAACGGAAATCCTGCTATCACAAAAATGGGTATTGCACAGACAACCGGAGCGATGGAAGGAAAAGAAGTTCGGTTTGGACCCGCAATTTCAGGTTTCTGGAGTATTGCTACAACTGTAATTTCTACAGGTTCTGTAAACAGTATGCACGATAGCTCTATGCCAGTTTCTGGCGCTATGCAATTATTATCTATGATGGTGAATGCCTTTTACGGCGGATGCGGTGTTGGTATTTTGAACTACTACATTTTCATTATTCTGGCTGTATTCATTTCCGGATTAATGGTTGGGCGAACTCCTGAATTTTTAGGTAAGAAAATAGAAGCGCGAGAAGTAAAAATTGCTGCTTTTATCGCTATTCTTCACCCATTATTAATACTAGCAGGAACTGCTTTGGCTTCATATTTTACTGCTCATGATACAGCAATGGGTTATTGGTTTAACGGAAACGCAACAGGCTGGTTAAACAATCCAGGAAATCACGGATTCTCTGAAATGTTATACGAATATACTTCAAGCGCTGCCAATAACGGTTCTGGTTTTGAAGGTTTGGGAGATAATAATCCGTTCTGGAATATCACTACAGGAATTGTGTTACTGTTAAGCCGTTTTATTCCAATTATTGGACCATTAGCAATTGCAGGTTTACTGGCAGGTAAAAAATACATTCCAGAAAGTGCCGGAACTTTAAAAACCGATACCTCAATTTTCGGAATCATGACTTTTGCCGTAATCGCAATTATCGCTGCTTTATCATTCTTTCCAGCATTGGCACTTGGACCTTTAGCAGAGTATTTTACACTAAAATAA
- the kdpF gene encoding K(+)-transporting ATPase subunit F, which yields MTALFIISIAVFVYLIYVLIKPEKF from the coding sequence ATGACTGCACTATTTATCATTTCAATCGCCGTTTTCGTGTATTTGATTTATGTACTAATCAAACCCGAAAAATTTTAA
- a CDS encoding DUF7674 family protein — MKNQVTSIYKQAERFAEITKKSIISGNIVRAKKCLALAERLFITGSIETKNAISNVYVFSVSSFMEMRHCNISHLFPQTLKAEYIKQVNASGV, encoded by the coding sequence ATGAAAAATCAAGTAACCTCAATCTACAAACAAGCCGAACGGTTTGCTGAAATAACCAAAAAATCTATTATTTCTGGAAATATCGTCAGAGCGAAAAAATGTTTAGCTCTTGCTGAACGTTTGTTTATAACCGGAAGCATCGAAACTAAAAATGCCATTTCTAATGTATATGTTTTCTCAGTTTCGTCTTTTATGGAAATGCGTCATTGCAATATTTCACATCTTTTTCCTCAAACCCTTAAAGCGGAATATATCAAGCAGGTTAATGCTTCAGGTGTTTAA
- a CDS encoding sigma-54-dependent transcriptional regulator has protein sequence MTHKILIIDDEEKLRSLLARIIKSEGFEVFEAKDLKSGFKKLEQTEIDVVLCDVKLPDGNGVDFLQNIKGSFPLTEVILLTAFGNIPDGVQAMKNGAFDYIVKGDDNDKIIPMLYKAVEKVHLQKKVQQLEKRINDKYSFNTIIGKSKGIEQVIDLAQKVAKTDSTVLLMGETGTGKEVFAQAIHENSNRAGKSFVALNCSTFTKEILESELFGHKQGAFTGAVKDKKGFIEEANGGTLFLDEIGEMPIDLQSKLLRVLETSEYIPVGDTTPKKSNFRLIAATNRDLKTESDEHRFRSDLYFRLNIFEIKLPSLRERIKDIPLLANYYVKQFSEKTNKKALQIADDFLQKLENYSWPGNIRELKNVIERSVILSNGDILTSDVLPYEMQHQAENNSKSMSAFSMQSVEKLHIQKVLNYTKGNKAETARLLEIGIATLYRKLEEYQIQ, from the coding sequence ATGACACACAAAATTTTAATTATAGACGACGAAGAAAAACTGAGAAGTCTGCTGGCACGTATTATAAAATCGGAAGGATTTGAAGTTTTTGAAGCCAAAGATTTAAAATCAGGTTTCAAAAAATTGGAACAAACCGAAATTGATGTCGTTTTGTGCGACGTAAAACTTCCCGACGGAAACGGCGTTGATTTTCTTCAGAATATAAAAGGAAGCTTTCCGCTTACAGAAGTTATTCTACTGACTGCTTTTGGAAATATTCCAGACGGCGTTCAGGCAATGAAAAATGGTGCTTTCGACTATATTGTAAAAGGCGATGATAATGATAAAATTATTCCGATGCTTTATAAAGCGGTCGAAAAAGTACATTTACAGAAAAAAGTTCAGCAATTAGAAAAACGAATCAATGATAAATATTCTTTCAATACCATAATTGGAAAATCAAAAGGAATCGAACAAGTTATTGATTTGGCTCAAAAAGTAGCCAAAACCGATTCGACTGTTTTACTTATGGGCGAAACGGGAACCGGAAAAGAGGTTTTTGCACAGGCAATTCACGAAAACAGCAATCGTGCAGGAAAATCTTTTGTGGCATTAAACTGCAGTACTTTCACAAAAGAAATTTTAGAAAGCGAACTTTTCGGTCATAAACAAGGAGCTTTTACCGGAGCTGTAAAAGATAAAAAAGGTTTTATCGAGGAAGCCAATGGCGGAACTTTATTTTTGGATGAAATTGGTGAAATGCCAATTGATCTTCAGTCCAAATTACTACGTGTTTTAGAAACTTCCGAATATATTCCCGTTGGTGACACGACTCCGAAAAAGTCAAATTTCAGATTAATTGCCGCTACGAACCGAGATTTAAAAACAGAAAGCGACGAACATCGTTTCCGTTCTGATTTGTATTTCCGTTTGAATATTTTCGAAATCAAATTGCCTTCTTTGCGAGAAAGAATTAAAGATATTCCGCTATTAGCCAATTATTATGTGAAGCAATTTTCAGAAAAAACGAATAAAAAAGCTTTACAGATTGCAGATGACTTTTTACAAAAACTGGAAAACTATTCTTGGCCGGGAAATATCCGCGAACTCAAAAATGTTATTGAAAGATCGGTTATTTTGAGCAATGGGGATATTTTAACTTCAGATGTTCTTCCTTATGAAATGCAACATCAAGCTGAAAATAATTCAAAATCAATGTCCGCTTTCTCGATGCAGAGTGTTGAAAAGCTGCATATTCAGAAAGTTTTGAATTATACGAAAGGAAATAAAGCTGAAACGGCTCGATTATTAGAAATTGGAATTGCGACTTTGTATCGAAAACTGGAAGAATACCAAATTCAATAA
- a CDS encoding polysaccharide deacetylase family protein, with product MSKRILLIIAVVIFGSFNGFSNGIIQKDSSKPKTISFKIKLKSADKVKIAVSPLKYNKHLAYSFTLDDGYRSAYLTAFPLLNGGKISNPSINEWKIDQGGDGTVSEGLFYSDGMGNKIPFKLALAINGGSIRDLPENRGHLSWSEIKEMYNAGWDILNHGFHHATKHGTNYLTEVTENTTSIKQNLDFTMSHFVVPGGEGDEKYYLEYEKEALNNGHFSVASYYGEGPVFKVDSKVDLDKMISARTFVQSSKDTTSFRTMDKYLKTIDSIVKQDDPVWFNEFTHGTGNTNLWNLSMRFPDFKYYMTTLANKYGLKGNDSIWMAPWQEVYEYIWLRDRIKVDFQQKNKEVIVTILLPEIPETFRNRDISLNIETPSKFEIESNKDLKIKDDGKTTHKQIFI from the coding sequence ATGTCAAAACGAATTCTACTTATAATAGCTGTCGTAATCTTCGGTAGCTTTAATGGCTTTTCAAACGGAATTATTCAAAAAGATTCTTCAAAACCGAAAACTATTTCATTCAAAATAAAACTGAAATCGGCTGATAAGGTAAAAATTGCCGTTTCTCCTTTAAAATACAACAAACATTTGGCGTATAGTTTTACGCTTGACGATGGCTACAGATCGGCTTATTTAACTGCGTTCCCATTATTAAATGGAGGAAAAATCAGTAATCCATCCATTAACGAATGGAAAATTGATCAAGGTGGAGACGGAACAGTTTCAGAAGGACTTTTTTATTCGGACGGAATGGGAAATAAAATTCCGTTTAAATTGGCATTAGCGATCAATGGAGGTTCAATTCGTGATTTGCCTGAAAATCGCGGACATCTTTCTTGGTCAGAAATTAAAGAAATGTACAATGCTGGTTGGGATATTTTGAATCATGGTTTTCATCATGCCACAAAACATGGAACGAATTATTTAACAGAAGTAACCGAAAATACAACTTCGATTAAGCAAAATCTTGATTTTACAATGTCTCATTTTGTAGTTCCTGGCGGAGAAGGTGATGAGAAATATTATTTGGAATACGAAAAAGAAGCACTTAATAACGGACATTTTTCTGTTGCTTCTTATTATGGTGAAGGACCGGTTTTTAAAGTAGATTCAAAAGTAGATTTAGATAAAATGATTTCTGCTCGAACTTTTGTCCAGAGTTCAAAAGACACGACAAGTTTTAGAACAATGGATAAATATTTAAAAACGATAGATTCTATTGTAAAACAAGATGATCCAGTTTGGTTTAACGAATTCACACACGGAACGGGAAATACAAACTTGTGGAATCTAAGCATGCGTTTTCCTGATTTCAAATACTATATGACAACGCTTGCCAACAAATACGGATTAAAAGGAAATGATTCGATCTGGATGGCGCCGTGGCAGGAAGTTTACGAATACATTTGGTTAAGAGACCGAATAAAAGTCGATTTCCAGCAGAAAAATAAAGAAGTAATAGTAACAATTCTGCTTCCCGAAATTCCAGAAACTTTTAGAAATCGAGATATTTCATTAAACATAGAAACTCCATCAAAATTTGAAATCGAATCCAATAAAGATTTGAAAATAAAAGACGATGGAAAAACAACTCACAAACAGATTTTCATTTAA
- a CDS encoding ABC transporter permease/M1 family aminopeptidase — protein MLSKLIQFEWHSNTRSWTFYATFIIYLVLGFFVSAFANFSFSGAYKNSPYVLTYAIGLISLMTIFSITLQVAQSFLKEYETKFDSIIFSSPISKFHYLAPKFITAFIIAVVSFGMFIVGMIVGHQMSWLSKSEIGPFEIINYLWPYFVIVIPNIFLCLSILTTLAWLTRSKLFIYVGGLLIYILYIAGSIFSNSPIFANASPSSAKSMSLAAKIDPFGLAAFLEQTRYWTSIEKNTELVSLSGNFLFNRLLWILVSLFLLFISYRLFTFRKTKIIKLKTPKVISKEAKIFSSEIPKNIEFKTFRHNFAVFKSNIKLDIFLVLKGIPFLLIVLLFSGLLAIEISDEIDGGIRLAEKITDTALMISTIMDRLPFILILILLFYSSELLNRSENSRFEMLENTAPYSQFVVLLAKLMALFIIPLIIISISILIGCSFQIVNANAPIEISLYLSLFYYLGFPLLLISILVIAIQTFIKNKYIGLSVAAFVCILFCTGIGEQLGISHPLLRFGNAFKREYFDLNGFGKYTFPFHISMLYNFGLALLLLTLTGILWKRNASILKTFRRNSCNAFQKTTFALGIILFIAFGTYLFYKTNIEYPYLTKDNVNNWSEHYEKQFKKYVNLAQPTIVSVKSKVDLFPEENRYEVKGTYELINNIEKPIDSLLLYIDQNSKLTSVEIENAKNLDDVSKFQHYWYRLEKPLKPHQKIKMSFSFTSTWSPFKGHTAFNSIIENGSFMRISRYFPTFGYQESNEISSEKERAKRHLKPQTPLKKLEDKSKTTNDFVDYDVVVSTSKNQTVIGVGDLVGNWKKDDRNYFHYKSNGKIPFRFAFSSAEYEIQKTNYKGISIEVFYDKRHSRNVAKLIQDVKNTLDYCQNNFGKYPYKTIRYAEVSAFADGFAATSYPSTVFMKENFGFYSNLNNHDKEDIINQLTAHELSHEWWGNSQISPEQKEGSWILTETLAQYTELMLYEKEHGLEKALETLKIHLDLYLSSRSYEPETPLYKTNYETPHLPYDKGMLVMHQLRILIGEEKVNLALKNFLNHYKYSNPIPDSEDLLKEIYLVADSKLYPKLDEMFKKIITYSSKISKVESVKKNDFYEISFKADSKKYIENATGVRKQIDNDKTIDIGIYDENGKLFRYTFPIKNNLIEGKIKIKNKPQRIVIDPLLMNIDTFIKDNEKEIE, from the coding sequence ATGCTTTCTAAATTAATTCAATTTGAATGGCATAGCAATACCAGAAGCTGGACTTTTTATGCCACATTTATCATTTATTTGGTTTTAGGATTTTTTGTGAGTGCTTTTGCGAATTTTTCTTTTTCGGGCGCTTACAAAAATAGTCCGTATGTATTGACTTATGCGATTGGTTTGATTTCGCTGATGACGATATTTTCGATTACACTTCAGGTTGCGCAGAGTTTTTTAAAGGAATATGAAACGAAATTCGATTCGATAATTTTCTCCTCACCTATTTCTAAGTTTCATTATTTAGCTCCAAAATTTATTACAGCATTTATAATCGCCGTAGTTTCTTTTGGAATGTTTATCGTTGGAATGATCGTTGGACATCAAATGTCGTGGCTTTCTAAAAGCGAAATCGGTCCTTTTGAAATTATAAATTATCTCTGGCCGTATTTTGTAATTGTGATTCCAAATATTTTCCTGTGCCTTTCGATATTGACGACTTTGGCTTGGCTTACGCGAAGTAAACTTTTTATCTATGTTGGCGGTTTATTAATTTACATCTTATATATAGCGGGTTCTATTTTTTCTAATTCGCCAATCTTTGCAAATGCTTCTCCATCTTCGGCGAAATCCATGTCTTTGGCTGCAAAAATAGATCCGTTTGGTTTGGCTGCTTTTTTAGAACAAACAAGATATTGGACTTCAATTGAAAAAAATACCGAATTGGTTTCTCTTTCGGGGAACTTTTTATTTAACCGATTGTTGTGGATTTTGGTTTCACTGTTTTTGCTTTTTATTTCCTATCGATTGTTTACCTTCCGAAAAACGAAAATCATAAAGCTAAAAACGCCTAAAGTTATTTCAAAAGAAGCAAAAATCTTTTCTTCGGAAATTCCAAAAAACATCGAGTTCAAAACTTTCAGGCATAATTTTGCTGTTTTTAAAAGCAATATCAAACTGGATATTTTTTTAGTTTTAAAAGGAATTCCGTTTTTGTTGATTGTTCTTTTATTTTCGGGATTATTGGCAATCGAAATTTCGGATGAAATTGACGGCGGAATAAGATTAGCCGAAAAAATTACAGATACGGCTTTAATGATTTCCACCATAATGGATCGTCTACCTTTTATTCTAATTTTAATTCTGCTTTTTTATAGTAGTGAATTATTAAACCGAAGCGAAAATTCGAGATTTGAAATGCTCGAAAATACCGCACCGTATTCTCAATTTGTGGTTTTATTGGCCAAACTGATGGCACTTTTTATCATTCCGTTAATCATAATCAGTATTAGTATTTTAATTGGATGCAGTTTTCAGATTGTGAATGCCAATGCTCCAATCGAAATTAGTCTTTACCTTTCTTTATTTTATTATCTCGGATTTCCGTTGCTGTTGATTTCGATTTTAGTAATTGCGATTCAGACTTTTATTAAAAATAAATATATCGGACTTTCGGTTGCTGCTTTTGTCTGCATTTTGTTTTGTACAGGAATTGGAGAACAATTGGGAATTTCACATCCTTTACTGCGATTCGGAAATGCGTTTAAAAGAGAATATTTTGATTTGAATGGTTTCGGAAAATATACTTTTCCGTTTCATATTTCGATGCTGTACAATTTCGGATTGGCTTTACTGCTTCTTACTTTGACAGGAATTTTGTGGAAAAGAAATGCTTCAATCCTAAAAACCTTTCGGAGAAATTCCTGCAATGCCTTTCAAAAAACAACTTTTGCATTGGGAATTATTCTTTTTATCGCTTTTGGAACTTATCTTTTTTATAAAACTAATATTGAATATCCGTATTTGACCAAAGATAACGTTAACAATTGGAGCGAACATTACGAAAAGCAATTCAAAAAATATGTCAATCTAGCACAACCAACAATTGTTTCTGTAAAAAGCAAAGTGGATTTATTTCCTGAGGAGAATCGTTATGAAGTAAAAGGCACTTATGAATTGATCAATAATATTGAAAAACCTATTGATAGTTTACTCCTATATATAGATCAAAATTCAAAACTGACTTCTGTTGAAATTGAGAATGCAAAAAATCTAGATGATGTTTCTAAATTTCAGCATTATTGGTATCGATTAGAAAAACCTTTAAAACCTCATCAGAAAATAAAAATGAGTTTTTCTTTTACCTCAACTTGGTCGCCATTTAAAGGTCATACTGCATTTAATTCTATCATTGAAAATGGTTCGTTTATGCGAATAAGCCGTTATTTTCCAACTTTTGGTTATCAGGAATCGAATGAAATCAGCAGTGAAAAAGAACGGGCAAAAAGGCATTTGAAACCACAGACTCCGCTTAAAAAACTTGAGGATAAATCGAAAACAACAAATGATTTTGTTGATTATGATGTTGTGGTTTCGACGTCTAAAAATCAAACGGTGATTGGTGTTGGAGATTTAGTTGGGAACTGGAAAAAAGACGACAGAAATTATTTTCATTATAAATCAAATGGAAAGATTCCTTTTCGATTTGCTTTTTCTTCTGCCGAATATGAAATTCAAAAAACAAATTATAAAGGCATTTCTATTGAAGTTTTTTATGATAAAAGACATTCGAGAAACGTTGCAAAACTGATTCAAGATGTAAAAAATACTTTAGATTATTGCCAAAACAATTTTGGAAAATATCCATACAAAACGATTCGTTATGCCGAGGTTTCTGCTTTCGCGGATGGATTTGCTGCGACTTCGTATCCGTCCACAGTTTTTATGAAAGAGAATTTTGGATTTTACAGCAACTTGAATAATCACGATAAAGAAGATATCATCAATCAGTTGACGGCACATGAATTGTCGCACGAATGGTGGGGAAATTCGCAAATTAGTCCAGAGCAAAAAGAAGGAAGCTGGATTTTGACCGAAACGCTGGCGCAATACACCGAATTGATGTTGTATGAAAAAGAACATGGTTTGGAAAAAGCCTTAGAAACTTTAAAAATTCATTTGGATTTATATTTGAGCAGTCGAAGTTATGAACCTGAAACGCCTTTGTATAAAACAAATTATGAAACTCCGCATTTACCTTATGATAAAGGAATGCTGGTGATGCATCAGCTTCGAATTTTAATCGGTGAAGAAAAAGTAAATCTGGCTTTGAAAAATTTCTTGAATCATTACAAATATTCTAATCCAATTCCAGATTCTGAAGATTTATTGAAAGAGATTTATTTAGTTGCAGATTCTAAACTCTATCCAAAACTAGATGAAATGTTTAAAAAGATTATTACTTATTCTTCTAAAATTTCTAAAGTTGAAAGCGTGAAAAAGAATGATTTTTATGAAATTTCCTTTAAAGCAGATTCTAAAAAATATATTGAAAATGCTACGGGAGTTCGAAAGCAAATTGACAATGATAAAACAATTGATATTGGAATTTATGATGAAAACGGAAAGTTATTTCGCTACACATTTCCAATCAAAAACAATTTAATTGAAGGCAAAATTAAAATCAAAAACAAACCTCAACGAATTGTTATTGATCCTCTTTTAATGAATATCGATACTTTTATAAAGGACAACGAGAAAGAGATTGAGTAG
- a CDS encoding ABC transporter ATP-binding protein produces MNSLSIKNLSKTYENGTQAIDHLSLEISNGMFGLLGPNGAGKSTLMRTIAALQEPTSGIIEFNGINILENPMFIRQNLGYLPQEFGVYPKISAYRLLDHLAILKGIFNKKERHDQILYLLQQTNLLQHKDKAVHSFSGGMRQRFGIAQALLGNPKIIIVDEPTAGLDPEERNRFNNLLSEIGESIIVILSTHIVEDVRDLCTKMAIISNGKLILEGNPNEAIDSLKEKIWSKAIHKNELKEYQKHFNIISSHLNSGKINIHVFSNQQPDSGFELTSPDLSDVYFNILSQNQLKN; encoded by the coding sequence ATGAACAGTTTATCAATCAAAAATCTCAGCAAAACGTATGAGAACGGCACGCAGGCGATTGACCATTTATCGCTTGAAATTTCAAACGGTATGTTTGGTTTATTGGGTCCGAATGGCGCAGGAAAATCGACTTTAATGCGAACTATTGCTGCTTTGCAGGAACCTACTTCGGGAATTATCGAGTTTAACGGAATCAATATTCTCGAAAACCCAATGTTTATCAGGCAAAATCTGGGATATCTGCCTCAGGAATTTGGCGTTTACCCCAAGATTTCTGCGTATCGTCTATTGGATCATTTGGCAATTTTGAAAGGAATCTTCAATAAGAAGGAACGTCACGATCAAATTTTGTATTTGCTGCAGCAAACTAATTTATTACAGCATAAAGACAAAGCGGTTCATTCGTTTTCTGGCGGAATGCGTCAGCGCTTTGGAATTGCACAGGCTTTATTAGGAAATCCGAAGATCATTATTGTGGATGAACCGACTGCGGGACTTGATCCCGAGGAAAGAAACCGTTTCAATAATCTATTGAGTGAAATTGGCGAAAGCATTATTGTAATTCTATCAACGCATATTGTCGAAGATGTTCGTGATCTGTGCACCAAAATGGCAATTATTTCTAATGGAAAATTAATTTTAGAAGGAAATCCTAATGAAGCCATCGATTCTTTGAAAGAAAAAATCTGGTCGAAAGCGATTCATAAAAATGAACTGAAAGAATACCAGAAACATTTTAATATTATTTCTTCTCATTTGAATTCAGGAAAAATCAACATTCATGTTTTCTCTAATCAACAGCCTGATTCTGGTTTTGAATTGACTTCCCCAGATTTGAGCGATGTCTATTTTAATATTTTATCTCAAAATCAACTTAAAAATTAG
- a CDS encoding helix-turn-helix domain-containing protein, with product MPIIVNVDVMLAKRKMQSKELAEKLDITPANLSILKTGKAKGIRFDTLEAICKILDCQPGDILEYVAE from the coding sequence ATGCCAATAATTGTAAATGTTGATGTAATGCTTGCCAAACGCAAGATGCAGAGTAAAGAGTTGGCAGAAAAACTAGATATTACGCCTGCCAATTTATCGATTCTAAAAACTGGAAAAGCAAAAGGAATTCGGTTTGATACTCTCGAAGCTATTTGTAAAATATTAGATTGCCAGCCCGGCGATATTTTAGAATACGTGGCAGAATAG